In Methylotenera sp. L2L1, the following proteins share a genomic window:
- the dapB gene encoding 4-hydroxy-tetrahydrodipicolinate reductase — MVNPLKIVIAGCSGRMGHALLEGVFTDAELVLHSALDRADNVHLGRDAGEQFGCVSGVSVVSDIDVALKGADVLVDFTRPEASMAYLAACQKHQVKMIIGTTGFSIEEKQAIEVAAKDIAIVFAPNMSVGVTLLINLVEQAARVLNEGYDIEVVEMHHRHKVDAPSGTALRLGEAAAHGLGQDLKDCAVYAREGVTGEREAGKIGFATMRGGDVVGDHTVVLAGIGERVELTHKASSRATFALGALRAAKYLADKTSGLYDMRDVLGLR; from the coding sequence ATGGTTAATCCATTAAAAATTGTAATTGCTGGCTGTTCTGGCCGTATGGGGCATGCGTTGTTGGAAGGTGTGTTTACGGATGCTGAGTTGGTGCTGCATAGCGCGCTAGATCGTGCTGATAATGTTCATCTGGGTCGTGATGCGGGTGAGCAGTTTGGTTGTGTGTCAGGTGTAAGCGTGGTCTCTGATATTGATGTTGCGCTAAAGGGCGCTGATGTGCTGGTGGACTTTACAAGACCAGAAGCGAGTATGGCTTATTTGGCAGCATGTCAAAAGCATCAGGTGAAAATGATTATTGGTACTACAGGTTTTTCTATTGAAGAAAAGCAGGCTATTGAAGTCGCTGCAAAGGATATTGCCATTGTATTCGCACCGAACATGAGTGTTGGTGTGACATTGCTGATTAATCTGGTTGAACAAGCTGCCCGTGTGTTAAATGAGGGTTACGATATTGAAGTAGTGGAGATGCATCATCGCCACAAGGTTGATGCACCATCTGGCACCGCTTTGCGTTTGGGTGAGGCGGCTGCGCACGGGCTGGGTCAAGACTTGAAAGATTGTGCGGTATATGCGCGTGAAGGTGTGACTGGCGAGCGTGAGGCTGGCAAAATTGGCTTTGCAACAATGCGTGGCGGTGATGTGGTCGGTGATCATACGGTGGTGCTTGCGGGCATTGGTGAGCGCGTGGAGCTTACTCATAAAGCGAGCAGTCGCGCTACCTTTGCGCTGGGTGCGTTGCGTGCTGCCAAGTATTTAGCTGATAAAACATCTGGCTTGTACGATATGCGAGATGTATTAGGTTTGCGTTAA